In a genomic window of Chloroflexota bacterium:
- a CDS encoding sulfide/dihydroorotate dehydrogenase-like FAD/NAD-binding protein encodes MYEILYREDLAPVTKLIEVKAPLVARKARAGQFVVIRVNEKGERIPLTIADFDREKGTLTLIFQEVGKTTMMLGTKRAGDYLASVVGPLGHPSEIENYGTVVCVGGGVGIAPIFPIARELKHAGNKVISIIGARNKDLLFWEDRMRTVSDELVVTTDDGSYGRKALVTEPLKEMLSAGLKPARIWAIGPAIMMKFVSLTTQPFAAPTIVSLNSIMVDGTGMCGACRVSVGGQTRFVCVEGPEFDGHQVDWNLLLERQRIYVDEEKRALEHWKDHGCGCDDGC; translated from the coding sequence TTGTACGAAATCCTCTACCGCGAAGACCTGGCGCCGGTAACCAAACTCATTGAGGTGAAGGCGCCGCTGGTTGCCAGAAAGGCCCGTGCCGGACAGTTCGTCGTCATCCGGGTCAACGAGAAGGGTGAGCGAATCCCCCTGACGATCGCCGATTTTGACAGGGAGAAAGGGACGCTCACCCTTATTTTTCAGGAAGTCGGCAAGACGACCATGATGCTGGGGACGAAACGCGCGGGCGATTACCTGGCCAGCGTCGTGGGCCCCCTCGGCCACCCCAGCGAGATTGAGAACTACGGTACGGTGGTGTGCGTGGGCGGGGGCGTGGGCATCGCGCCCATCTTCCCCATCGCCCGCGAACTGAAGCACGCGGGCAACAAGGTCATCTCCATCATCGGCGCGCGCAACAAAGACCTGCTTTTCTGGGAAGACCGCATGCGGACGGTGAGCGACGAGTTGGTGGTAACCACCGACGACGGCTCCTACGGCCGCAAGGCGTTGGTAACCGAGCCGCTGAAGGAGATGCTGTCGGCGGGGCTGAAGCCGGCGCGCATCTGGGCCATCGGCCCGGCTATCATGATGAAGTTCGTGTCGCTGACGACGCAGCCGTTCGCCGCGCCGACCATCGTGAGCCTCAACTCCATCATGGTGGACGGCACGGGGATGTGCGGGGCGTGTCGCGTGTCCGTGGGCGGGCAGACGCGCTTCGTGTGCGTGGAGGGGCCGGAGTTTGACGGCCACCAGGTGGACTGGAACCTGCTCCTGGAGCGCCAGCGCATCTACGTGGACGAGGAGAAGCGCGCCCTGGAGCACTGGAAGGACCACGGCTGCGGCTGCGACGATGGATGCTAG
- the gltA gene encoding NADPH-dependent glutamate synthase: protein MPREQIERQEMPTQDPQERIHNFYEVALGYPEEVAKLEAQRCLQCKKPRCVEGCPVEVPIPQFILALREGDLAGSIRVMKTKNNLPAICGRVCPQETQCESMCVLGKKGQPVAIGRLERFIADWERSTGVQKPEIAPPTGKRVAVIGAGPAGLTAAGDLARYGHKVTIYEALHAPGGVLIYGIPEFRLPKDVVRSEVDYVLSLGVDLVLDCVVGKTLTLEDLFADGYEAIFLGTGAGLPMFMSIPGENYNGVYSANEFLTRVNLMKAYLFPEYDTPVKIGKRVAVIGAGNVAMDAARSSLRLGAEEVYIVYRRSRDEVPARAEEVHHAEEEGIQFKFLTNPVEIYGNDKGWVRGMRCIRMALGEPDASGRPRPVPIPGSEFDMEVDNVIMALGTRPNPMVFTDALGIERTRHGTIVGDPITGRTTRPRVWAGGDIVTGAATVISAMGAGKRAAADIDAFLKGAFTEADWHVKKEEVPAAHP, encoded by the coding sequence ATGCCGCGTGAGCAAATTGAGCGACAGGAGATGCCGACCCAAGATCCGCAGGAGCGGATTCACAACTTCTACGAGGTGGCCTTGGGCTATCCCGAAGAGGTGGCCAAACTGGAGGCGCAGCGCTGTCTCCAGTGCAAGAAGCCCCGCTGCGTGGAGGGGTGCCCGGTTGAGGTGCCCATCCCCCAGTTCATCTTGGCGCTGCGCGAGGGGGATTTGGCCGGCTCCATCCGCGTGATGAAGACGAAGAACAACCTACCGGCCATCTGCGGGCGGGTGTGTCCCCAGGAGACCCAGTGCGAGTCCATGTGCGTCCTGGGCAAGAAGGGCCAGCCGGTGGCCATCGGGCGGCTGGAGCGGTTCATCGCCGACTGGGAGCGCAGCACCGGCGTGCAGAAGCCGGAGATCGCGCCGCCCACGGGCAAGCGGGTGGCGGTCATCGGCGCGGGGCCGGCGGGGCTGACGGCGGCGGGCGACCTGGCGCGCTACGGCCACAAGGTTACCATCTACGAGGCGCTGCACGCGCCGGGCGGCGTGCTCATCTACGGCATCCCCGAGTTCCGCCTGCCCAAGGATGTGGTGCGCTCCGAGGTGGACTACGTCTTGAGCCTGGGCGTGGACCTGGTGCTGGACTGCGTGGTGGGCAAGACGCTGACGCTGGAAGATCTGTTCGCCGACGGGTACGAGGCCATCTTCCTGGGCACGGGCGCGGGCCTGCCGATGTTCATGAGCATTCCGGGCGAGAACTACAACGGCGTGTACTCGGCCAACGAGTTCCTGACCCGCGTGAACCTCATGAAGGCGTACCTGTTCCCCGAATACGACACGCCGGTGAAGATCGGCAAGCGGGTGGCGGTCATCGGCGCGGGCAACGTGGCGATGGACGCGGCGCGGTCATCGCTGCGCCTGGGGGCCGAGGAGGTGTACATCGTGTACCGGCGCTCGCGCGACGAGGTGCCGGCCCGCGCCGAGGAAGTCCACCACGCCGAGGAGGAAGGGATTCAATTCAAGTTCCTCACGAATCCCGTGGAAATCTACGGCAACGACAAGGGCTGGGTGCGGGGGATGCGCTGCATCCGCATGGCGCTGGGCGAGCCCGACGCCAGCGGCCGTCCGCGGCCGGTTCCCATCCCGGGCAGCGAGTTTGACATGGAAGTGGACAACGTCATCATGGCGTTGGGCACGCGGCCCAATCCCATGGTGTTCACCGACGCGCTGGGGATTGAGCGCACGCGCCACGGCACCATCGTGGGCGATCCGATCACGGGGCGGACGACGCGGCCTCGGGTGTGGGCGGGCGGCGACATCGTAACCGGCGCGGCCACCGTCATCAGCGCCATGGGTGCGGGCAAGCGCGCCGCCGCCGACATTGACGCTTTTCTGAAGGGCGCGTTCACCGAGGCCGACTGGCACGTGAAGAAGGAAGAGGTGCCGGCGGCGCACCCGTAA